From Polynucleobacter sp. MWH-P3-07-1:
ATTGCCTCTATTTGTTAGAGAGACAAAAAAACATCCTGCCAATCAGGGCAGTCGATGTAATTACTTAATGCTGAGAATTGGATTGGGGTGGTGCTTGAGATTGATATGACCAAAGTCTGAGTAAAGCAAGATTGGTCGTAAGTGCGGGGAGAAAAACTAAAGAATCAAAATTAGCAAAACTAATGCTGATCTTTTCAGAAGCAACTGATGCGCCTAGCAATAAGGAATCTAATAATTTACATACTAGGTTAGATTTTTGTGGATCAGAACTAAATCCTTTTTCAATGCTATCAAAGATACCATTGGCTTGAAGGTGTTGCTCCTGGTTGGCATGATGAACTGCGTGAAACAGCCCAAATGACTGAACCCCCAATACAGAAAAGCACAATGCAACAATCAAAATTGCTGAATAGGCTTTACTAGAGAGAATATTCTTCAAGCGGGAGAGCATGCCTTCATTTTATCAAGTCAACTCATTTTTGTCGTTTTAAACGACATCGACAGGCGCAAGGATGAATAATTGACTTGTCCTTTTAAGGGACGGTTCTTGATGGGGGTACCCGAGACCGATGGTGACAAACCGAACCAAACCTCAAAAGAAAATAGCCCAACAAGTGGGCTATTGAGATTCTTGGTGGCCCGGGGCGGAATCGAATCAGGGCCTAGGATGCCTCGTTCCTATGAACCCAAAAAGCCATCAGCGCAAATGCCACTAAGGCGCATCCGCCTGAAAATAAGAATGCGTACAGAGGCGCAATTGATTCATATACCCAGCCAAAGATAAATGAAGCTGGAAACAACATTAATCCAGTAATTAAATTAAACCAGCCAAATGCGGTACCAGCCATGCCTTTGGGTGCCAAGTCTGCTACAAAGGCTTTCTCTACTCCTTCTGTGGCGGCTTTGAATAAGGCATATATCCCGAATAGACAAAAGATTTGATAGATGGAAATGCCCGGAAAACCCATGGCGATATAAAAGAATGCAAAAGCAATCCAAGCAATCAAGATAAATCGCTTACGCCCAAATGTATCTGATAGTGCTGATAAGGGAGTCCCAAACACGGTGGTAATCAATGAGATTGCCGCCCAGAGCAATGGAATCTGATCTTGGGCAACCCCCGCCTCTCTGGCTCTTAATAACAAGAACATGTCTGAGGAATTGCCCAAAGCAAAAATACCAGCAACCACTAAATATCTCTTAAATTGATCTGGCATGCCCTCTAGCGACCAGCTAAATGTATTTGATTGCGTGACAACCTCCCTTGGAGGCTCTTTAATACAGCAAGCCAAGCCAATCGTAATTAGACCGGGAATGATGGCCCAAAAGAAAATCTGTCTTAATGGCACTTCAAGATACAAAAAGAGTGACGCTAATAGTGGGCCAATGACTGCGCCTGCGTTATCCATTGAGCGATGCAGGCCAAAGGTAATGCCCCTTTGATTTTCACTAACACTTTCAGCCAAGAGAGCATCGCGAGGTGAACTACGCAGACCCTTGCCCATGCGATCGGTAAACCGAATTGCCAGCACCCACAACCATGAGTTGGCAAAGGCAATCAAAGGTCTTCCAAGTCCAGCCAAGGTGTAACCTAAAATAATCCAAGGCTTGGCTTTTTTGGTGCGATCCACAATCACCCCTGAAAACAACTTAAAGATACTTGAAGTCGCTTCGGCGATGCCTTCAATAATTCCCAGGGCTTTGGGTCCAGCCATTAAAACAGATGCAAGATACAAAGGCATTAATGGATAGAGCATTTCACTCGCCGAGTCATTAACTAAGCTAATGAGGCCAATGAGCCAAACAGTTCGAGGAAGGGCTAGGATAGTTTTCAGCATCTCTAGACAATTTACACTTGTTTTGTCGTT
This genomic window contains:
- a CDS encoding MFS transporter, whose protein sequence is MLKTILALPRTVWLIGLISLVNDSASEMLYPLMPLYLASVLMAGPKALGIIEGIAEATSSIFKLFSGVIVDRTKKAKPWIILGYTLAGLGRPLIAFANSWLWVLAIRFTDRMGKGLRSSPRDALLAESVSENQRGITFGLHRSMDNAGAVIGPLLASLFLYLEVPLRQIFFWAIIPGLITIGLACCIKEPPREVVTQSNTFSWSLEGMPDQFKRYLVVAGIFALGNSSDMFLLLRAREAGVAQDQIPLLWAAISLITTVFGTPLSALSDTFGRKRFILIAWIAFAFFYIAMGFPGISIYQIFCLFGIYALFKAATEGVEKAFVADLAPKGMAGTAFGWFNLITGLMLFPASFIFGWVYESIAPLYAFLFSGGCALVAFALMAFWVHRNEAS